A genomic window from Vigna radiata var. radiata cultivar VC1973A chromosome 2, Vradiata_ver6, whole genome shotgun sequence includes:
- the LOC106756130 gene encoding polyol transporter 5 gives MTQGKGVEAGQTVGDFNPSKKPKRNKYAFGCAILASMTSILLGYDIGVMSGAAMYIKRDLKVSDVQIEILLGIINLYSLIGSCLAGRTSDWIGRRYTIVFAGTIFFAGAILMGFSPNYLFLMFGRFVAGIGIGYALMIAPVYTAEVSPASTRGFLTSFPEVFINGGILLGYISNYAFSKLSLKLGWRMMLGVGVFPSILLTLGVLAMPESPRWLVMRGRLGEATKVLNKTSDSKEEAQLRLAEIKQAAGIPESCNDDVVQVTKQSTGEGVWKELFLHPTPAIRHIVIAALGIHFFQQASGVDAVVLYSPTIFEKAGITDDTQKLLATVAVGFVKTIFILVATFMLDRVGRRPLLLSSVGGMVLSLLTLAISLTIIDQSKSKLMWAIGLSITMVLTYVATFSIGAGPITWVYSSEIFPLRLRAQGAAAGVVVNRTTSGVISMTFLSLTKAITIGGAFFLYFGIAAIGWLFFYTVLPETRGKTLEDMEGSFGTFRAKSNNTNNNGIENGNAKVSQLQLATNLQP, from the exons ATGACTCAGGGAAAGGGAGTTGAAGCTGGCCAAACTGTGGGGGATTTCAATCCTTCCAAGAAGCCCAAAAGAAACAAGTATGCTTTTGGTTGCGCTATTTTGGCCTCCATGACATCCATTTTACTTGGCTATG ATATCGGGGTGATGAGTGGTGCAGCCATGTACATAAAGAGGGACCTAAAGGTGTCGGACGTGCAAATCGAGATACTCTTGGGAATCATCAATCTCTACTCTCTCATAGGCTCATGCTTGGCCGGCAGAACTTCCGACTGGATAGGCCGGCGTTACACCATTGTCTTCGCCGGCACCATCTTCTTCGCCGGGGCAATTCTCATGGGTTTCTCTCCCAACTATCTCTTTCTGATGTTCGGGCGTTTCGTGGCTGGCATCGGCATCGGCTACGCCCTCATGATCGCCCCTGTCTACACCGCCGAAGTCTCTCCGGCGTCAACCCGTGGCTTCCTCACTTCCTTTCCCGAG GTTTTTATTAATGGTGGGATATTACTCGGATACATATCCAACTATGCATTTTCAAAGTTGTCATTGAAGTTGGGATGGCGAATGATGCTTGGGGTCGGTGTGTTTCCCTCGATTCTCCTGACATTGGGAGTGTTGGCGATGCCGGAATCTCCGCGGTGGCTGGTGATGAGGGGACGTTTGGGAGAGGCAACGAAAGTGCTTAACAAAACCTCCGACAGCAAGGAAGAAGCTCAACTGAGGCTGGCCGAGATCAAACAAGCCGCAGGGATACCAGAGAGTTGCAACGACGACGTCGTTCAAGTAACGAAACAAAGCACCGGCGAGGGCGTGTGGAAAGAGTTGTTCCTCCATCCAACGCCTGCGATTCGTCACATCGTAATTGCGGCGCTGGGGATTCACTTCTTCCAACAAGCGTCGGGCGTGGACGCCGTGGTTTTATACAGCCCCACAATCTTCGAGAAGGCTGGGATCACCGATGACACACAAAAGCTTCTGGCAACGGTGGCCGTTGGATTCGTGAAGACGATATTCATCTTGGTTGCTACTTTCATGTTGGACCGGGTGGGTCGTCGTCCCCTGTTATTGTCTAGTGTGGGGGGCATGGTGCTCTCGCTTCTGACTCTGGCAATCAGCCTTACGATCATCGATCAGTCGAAGAGTAAACTGATGTGGGCCATTGGATTGAGTATAACGATGGTGTTAACCTACGTGGCAACGTTTTCCATCGGTGCGGGACCCATCACGTGGGTGTACAGCTCTGAGATCTTTCCGTTGAGGTTGCGGGCGCAGGGTGCGGCTGCAGGTGTGGTGGTGAACAGAACGACAAGTGGCGTTATTTCAATGACTTTTTTGTCCCTGACTAAAGCCATCACTATTGGCGGAGCTTTCTTCCTGTATTTTGGCATTGCTGCCATTGGGTGGTTATTCTTCTACACCGTGCTTCCTGAGACACGGGGTAAAACACTCGAAGACATGGAAGGTTCTTTTGGTACTTTCAGAGCCAAAtccaacaacaccaacaacaatGGAATAGAAAATGGAAATGCCAAAGTTTCACAACTTCAGCTGGCGACCAATCTCCAGCCGTAG